One region of Bombyx mori chromosome 27, ASM3026992v2 genomic DNA includes:
- the Or-34 gene encoding olfactory receptor 34, translating to MIYYRKSKMELNFDKIFRIAIISQKFSGTYPYTKRDKKWATHFILMHGELTIICMLFIYNIIEFDLKAADYSQMCRNMCLSFVYLVITLLYINMLYYQSKLKMLIETMKAEYEIAKTMSEEEQNVILEYAKKGRWLCRAWAILTTCGMAQFFLKSIIVCTIYSAIQGNFRIVQYYEVIYPEVIERHRNNPVIFITMYFCTFFYSLYTSALYTSVLPLGPIFLLHGCAKLEIVRLNIKNLFDNDDYVVQERLKKTVLQMQEIYCYSNEINECFQVIYEFLLKSSSLVLPITIFAVIQALGRGQFIPEFFAFIFGAFVVGTTPCYYSNMLMEKSEDVCMTLYSCGWETRFDLNTRKCIILMLCRALRPVSIRTIFRSVSLTTLTGVFQQAYALFNLLNAVWN from the exons ATGATTTATTATAGAAAGTCCAAAATGGAATTGAACTTCGATAAAATCTTCAGAATAGCAATTATTTCGCAAAAATTCAGTGGCACGTACCCATACACGAAGAGAGACAAAAAATGGGCAACGCACTTTATTCTAATGCACGGAGAGCTCACTATAATCTGCATGTTATTCATCTACAACATTATCGAATTCGATTTAAAGGCCGCCGATTATTCGCAAATGTGCCGAAACATGTGCCTGTCCTTCGTTTACTTGGTAATCACGCTTCTCTACATCAACATGCTTTATTATCAAAGCAAATTGAAGATGTTAATTGAAACCATGAAGGCTGAATATGAGATAGCGAAGACGATGTCAGAAGAAGAGCAAAACGTGATACTTGAATACGCGAAAAAAGGCCGATGGCTTTGCCGAGCGTGGGCGATCCTGACCACCTGTGGCATGGCCCAGTTTTTTCTCAAGAGTATAATAGTATGCACGATTTATTCGGCCATTCAGGGCAATTTCAGAATAGTCCAATATTACGAAGTGATCTATCCAGAAGTTATTGAAAGACACAGGAATAACCCAGTTATATTTATAACCATGTACTTTTGTACATTCTTTTATTCATTGTATACTTCGGCATTGTATACAAGCGTTTTGCCATTGGGCCCGATATTCTTGCTGCACGGCTGCGCTAAGCTCGAAATCGTCAGATTGAACATTAAGAACTTGTTTGACAATGACGATTACGTAGTTCAAGAGAGACTTAAGAAGACCGTACTACAAATGCAGGAAATATACTG TTATTCGAATGAGATAAACGAATGTTTTCAAGTAATATATGAGTTTCTACTGAAATCCTCATCCCTGGTCTTACCCATCACGATCTTCGCAGTTATACAA GCTCTCGGCCGAGGTCAGTTCATACCGGAGTTCTTCGCCTTCATCTTCGGCGCTTTCGTGGTTGGGACGACCCCGTGCTACTACAGCAACATGCTCATGGAAAAA AGTGAAGACGTGTGCATGACATTGTATTCCTGCGGTTGGGAAACCCGCTTCGATCTTAATACGCGGAAATGTATAATACTGATGCTGTGCCGGGCGCTGCGACCCGTCTCTATCAGGACTATATTCCGATCAGTCTCACTCACTACGCTGACCGGT GTATTCCAGCAGGCCTACGCATTGTTCAATTTATTAAACGCGGTGTGGAATTAA
- the LOC105842828 gene encoding uncharacterized protein LOC105842828: MIYYRKSKMELNFDKIFRIAIISQKFSGTYPYTKRDKKWATHFILMHGELTIICMLFIYNIIEFDLKAADYSQMCRNMCLPFLYMVITLLYINMLYYQSKLKMLIETVKAEYEIAKTMSEEEQNVILEYAKKGRWLCRAWAILTTCGMAQFFLKSIVCTIYSAIQGNFRIVQYYEVIYPEVIERHRNNPVIFITLYFCTFFYSLYTSALYTSVLPLGPIFLLHGCAKLEIVRLNIKNLFDNDDYVVQERLKKTVLQMQDIYCYSHEINECFQILYEFLLKATSLVLPITIFAVIQALGRGQFIPEFFAFIFGAFMVGTTPCYYSNMLMEKSEDVRMTLYSCGWETRFDLNTRKCIILMLCRALRPVSIRTIFRSVSLTTLTDVFQQAYALFNLLNAVWN; encoded by the exons ATGATTTATTATAGAAAGTCCAAAATGGAATTGAACTTCGATAAAATCTTCAGAATAGCAATTATTTCGCAAAAATTCAGTGGCACGTACCCATACACGAAGAGAGACAAAAAATGGGCAACGCACTTTATTCTAATGCACGGAGAGCTCACTATAATCTGCATGTTATTCATCTACAACATTATCGAATTCGATTTAAAGGCCGCCGATTATTCGCAAATGTGCCGAAACATGTGCCTGCCCTTCCTTTACATGGTAATCACGCTTCTCTACATCAACATGCTTTATTATCAAAGCAAATTGAAGATGTTAATTGAAACCGTGAAGGCTGAATATGAGATAGCGAAGACGATGTCAGAAGAAGAGCAAAACGTGATACTTGAATACGCGAAAAAAGGCCGATGGCTTTGCCGAGCGTGGGCGATCCTGACCACCTGTGGTATGGCCCAGTTTTTTCTCAAGAGTATAGTATGCACGATTTATTCGGCCATTCAGGGCAATTTTAGAATAGTCCAATATTACGAAGTGATCTATCCAGAAGTTATTGAAAGACACAGGAATAACCCAGTTATATTTATAACCTTGTACTTTTGTACATTCTTCTATTCATTGTATACTTCGGCCTTGTATACAAGCGTTTTGCCATTGGGCCCGATATTCTTGCTACACGGCTGCGCTAAGCTTGAAATCGTCAGATTGAACATTAAGAACTTGTTTGACAATGACGATTACGTAGTTCAAGAGAGACTTAAGAAGACCGTACTACAAATGCAGGATATATACTG CTATTCGCATGAGATAAACGAATGTTTTCAAATATTATATGAGTTTCTACTGAAAGCCACATCCCTGGTCTTACCCATCACGATCTTCGCAGTTATACAA GCTCTCGGCCGAGGTCAGTTCATACCGGAGTTCTTCGCCTTCATCTTCGGCGCTTTCATGGTTGGGACGACCCCGTGCTACTACAGCAACATGCTCATGGAAAAA AGTGAAGACGTGCGCATGACACTGTATTCCTGCGGTTGGGAGACCCGCTTCGATCTAAATACGCGGAAATGTATAATACTGATGCTGTGCCGGGCGCTCAGACCCGTCTCTATCAGGACTATATTCCGATCAGTCTCACTCACTACGCTGACCGAT GTGTTCCAGCAGGCCTACGCATTGTTCAATTTATTAAACGCGGTGTGGAATTAA